The nucleotide window CAGCTGATCCACGACGTCGGCTTCCCCACCTACAAGTCGTCCGTCGCGGTGCGCTCGGCAGCACTGGAGGAGAACGCCGCCTGCCTCGAACAGCTCGTCCCCGTGTTGCAGCGCGGGTCCGTCGACTACCTGGCGTCGCCCCAGGCGGCGGACGAGGTCATCCTCGACGCCGTCGAACAGTACGACACGGGCTGGGTGTACTCCCAGCGCAACGCCGACTACGCCCGTAAGACGATGGCCGAGCTCAACCTGGTGAGCAACGGCCCCGACGCGACCATCGGCAACTTCGACACCGCCCGCGTCGCCCGCGTGATGGAGGTGACCGGACCGATCTTCACCGAACAGGGCACCCCGGCCGCCGACGGCCTGACCCCCGAGGCGATCGCGACCAACCGCTTCATCGACACCTCGGTAGGCCTGCCCCAGTGACCGCGCCCGTGGTGGCCGTCGGCACGGATGAGGGACGCCCCGACTTCGGACCCGACGACGTCGACGCGCTGGCCGACGATCTACTCGCGATCGTCGGCCCGCGCGGCATCAGCTCGCTGCCCCGCGCACTCGCACGGGCGGCCCGCGACGGTTCCGGGATGAGCCCGATCCTCTCCGCGCAGGACCTCGGCGAACCGGACCTCGTGTGCTATCCGCGCACAGCGGACGCGGTGCCCGAGATCGTGCGTGCGGCCGTCGCCCGCGGGGTGCCGATCACCACGCGCGGCAAGGGGACCGGTAACTACGGCCAGGTGATCCCGCGCTTCGGCGGACTCGTCCTGGACATGACGTCGCTGACCGAGATACGGGACGTCACCGGACGTTCGGTCACCGCGCAGGCGGGCGCGCGGATGATCAACCTGGAACAGACGGCCTGGGCTCATGACAGCCAGCTGTGGATGTACCCGTCCACGGTCCAGTCGACCCTCGGCGGTTTCCTCGCGGGAGGCTCGGCCGGTACCGGCACGATCGTGCACGGCCGCAACCACCAGGGATTCGTCGAGGCGCTCGATGTCGTCCACGCCACCGGCGATGCCGAGGTGGTCCACCTCGACGGCGACGACGCGACGCCCTTCGTGCACACCTACGGGGTCGCCGGCATCATCGTCGCGGCCACGGTCCGGGTGGAGCCGCTACAGCAATGGCGCTGTGTCTATGCGAGTTTCGAGTCCGGCCGGGAGGCATTCGACGCGGCCTTCCGGCTGGCGGCCATCGAACCGAAGCCGCGGCTGCTGTCCGCGGACGGTCCGATCATCACCGCGGCCCTGCCCGACGACCCCGCCCTCGTCCGGGGACGCGCCAGCGTGCGCGGGATCATCGACGCCCGGGCCCTGGTGGAGACCACCGATCTCATCGCGGCCGCCGGCGGCCGCGTCGAAGCGGTCCGTGAGGGCATCGCCGAGACGGTCAAACTGTCCACGCTGTCCTACAACCACCCGACATGGTGGCTGCAGAAGTCGCAGCCGGACAAGTGGTTTCACATGGAGGTACGCGGCGACGCACTCGTCAGCCGTCTCGACGAGGTCGAGCAGGTCTACGAGGGCGGCATGCTGCATCTCGAGGTCGGCCACGAGATGATGTTCGGGATGCTCAACGGCATCTACCGCAGTCCGCAGCAGGTCATCGACGGGGTCGCCGCACTCGAAGAACTCGGGGTCGGGGTCCACTCCCCGCATCAGTGGTACGTCGACCTCGACGCCGAGCGGGTCCGCGCGCTGGCCCAGCGGACCGATCCGAAGGGGCTGCTCAACCCGGGAAGGTGGATGTGAACGCCGTGGACACGAGGAGCGTCAGCCGGGCCGGCAGTCGGCGTTACGCCGAGCTGACCACCGAACAGGTCGGTGACGCCCTGTCGCGCGATTCCATTCTCGTCCTGCCCACGGGCGCAATCGAACCGCACGGACCGCACCTCCCGCTCGCCACCGACCTCATCGTCGCCGAAGCCGTCGCCGAGGCGGTCGTCGAACGCGGTGCCGCCGCGGGGTACGACGTCTGGTTGTTGCCCGCACTGGGATACACCAAGTCCGACGAGCACTCTCGTCTGCCGGGCACGATCTGGCTGCGGGCGACGACCCTGTTCGAGACGATCGTCGACATCGGTGCCTCGCTGGCGCAGACCCCCGCGCGACGTGTGCTCTTCCTGAACGCGCACGGCGGCAACTCCGCCCTGATCGAGGTTGCGGCGCGCGAGCTCCGACGACGGTTCGACCTGCAGACGTTCTTCTCCTCCGGCCCGGGCCATCCCGGTCCCACCGAGCGCGGACTCGGCATCCACGCCGGGTGGGCCGAGACCTCGATGATGCTGCACCTCCGACCGGATCTGGTGTACATGGACAAGGCGGTCGCGACGGTCGCGGACGCGGTCGCCGACGCGACACACGTCGGGTTCGCCGGGACGGTCCGATTCGGCTGGCTCTCCACCGATTTCGCCGAGTCGGGCGTCATCGGCGATCCCACCGGCGCCGACGCGTCGACCGGCGCGAAGCTCTTCGACGAGCGGGTCGACGCCCTCGTCGCCGCACTTCCGGAGATCGCCACGTTCGACCCGGGCCGGGTCGGACGTTGATCACCAGCGGGACCGGCTTCGGAACCGATTGCGCGAACGCCGATCAGCTCACGGTCCAACCGATGACACTACTGCGAGATTGGCTGCCCGCACCGGAAGAACCCCGTCCGTTGATGGCACTGGCGACGTGCGGCCGCGACGGCTATCCCCGGGTTCGACACGTTCTCATCACCGAAGCCGACGACACGGCGGTGTACTTCCACACCGACACCAGATCGGCGAAGGTCGCCGAACTCACCGAGAACCCCCGTGCCTCGGTCGCGATCGCCTGGCCTGCGGTGGGCCGTCAGGTCGTCGCGCACGGCGACGTCCGACGCGCCCCGGAGGACGAACTGCACCAGGCGTTCTCACGCCGTTCTCGCTACCTGCAGCTGCTGGCGTGGATGAACGACGGCGACCTCGCGGCGCTGTCTCCCGAGGAGCGGCGGCGGCGCTGGGCCGACTTCGACGCGGCGCACCCGCGACTCTCGGCGCCGCCGACCTGGACCGGATACGCCGTCGACCTGCGGGAGATCACCTTCTGGCGGGGCGACCCGGACGGTCCGTCGCAACGAGTACGGTTCACCCACAACGACAATCAATGGACATCGGAGGTACTACCGGGATGACCGGCACTTACCACAACGCGCTGATCCTGCCGGTCAGCGGCGAGAAACCGTGGTTCTGGGGATGGCTGTCGGTCGGGACCGACGGCCGGATCTCCGGGATCGGCGAGGGTTCCCCACCCGCCGACGCACCTCTCCCCCGCCATGACCTCGAGGGCGCCTTCCTCGCACCCGGTTTCGTCTCGGCCCACAGCCACATCTACACCGGCGGGATGCGAGGCGTCGCCCCGAACAGTCCGCTCTACGAATGGGTCACGCTCAACAGCACGATGCTGCTCGGCGCCGAGGCGGAGGACCTGTACTGGATGACGCTGGCGGGCGGGCTCGACCACCTGTCCTCCGGCATCACGTCCGTGTACAACTTCACCCAGTCGCGTGTCCTCGCGCTGTTCGACTACGAGGAGTCCGTCCTCAAGGCGGCGCGCGTGCACCCGCCCGAATTCGTCACCGCGCAGGTGGACGGTCTGGCGGCCACCGGCATCCGCTTCGTCACCAGCGTGCGGCTCGACGACGAACAGCTCGGCGAGGACGCGGCCTTCGCGGGCTTCGACGCGGTCATGACCCACCTGAGCACCGTCGACCCGGCACTCGATCTGGGCGGCTCGGTGTACGGGTCGGTGCAGTGGTCGTCGTCGCAGGCGACCGCCGAGCGCGAACGGGCCCTGATGGACCGGTACGGGATCACCAATCAGGCACATTTCGTCGAGACGGCCGAACAGATCGAGATCCAGCAGTCGAAGTTCGACTGGTACGACGCCGCGGGCGTCTTGGGGCCCGGCTTCGCCTTCGGGCACTTCGTCCATCCGACCGAGAACATGGTCACGAGGGTGCGCGAGACCGGGTCGGCAGTGGTGTGGCAACCGATG belongs to Gordonia sp. KTR9 and includes:
- a CDS encoding creatininase family protein; the protein is MNAVDTRSVSRAGSRRYAELTTEQVGDALSRDSILVLPTGAIEPHGPHLPLATDLIVAEAVAEAVVERGAAAGYDVWLLPALGYTKSDEHSRLPGTIWLRATTLFETIVDIGASLAQTPARRVLFLNAHGGNSALIEVAARELRRRFDLQTFFSSGPGHPGPTERGLGIHAGWAETSMMLHLRPDLVYMDKAVATVADAVADATHVGFAGTVRFGWLSTDFAESGVIGDPTGADASTGAKLFDERVDALVAALPEIATFDPGRVGR
- a CDS encoding amidohydrolase family protein, which translates into the protein MTGTYHNALILPVSGEKPWFWGWLSVGTDGRISGIGEGSPPADAPLPRHDLEGAFLAPGFVSAHSHIYTGGMRGVAPNSPLYEWVTLNSTMLLGAEAEDLYWMTLAGGLDHLSSGITSVYNFTQSRVLALFDYEESVLKAARVHPPEFVTAQVDGLAATGIRFVTSVRLDDEQLGEDAAFAGFDAVMTHLSTVDPALDLGGSVYGSVQWSSSQATAERERALMDRYGITNQAHFVETAEQIEIQQSKFDWYDAAGVLGPGFAFGHFVHPTENMVTRVRETGSAVVWQPMSNGRLGSGIADVPRLLRDSITVGMGVDDQSCTDVSDPFENMRTGLFLQRGKHSDAAILTPLDVLMLHTLGSASAIGVADKVGSLEVGKFADLLVVDPRSPHLGPIWDPVATYVLGCGLRNLREVIVGGRPVWHRDVADPIRAQADSELTERMIASAAHSGIHPVVAARHGEGRTSVDDHRSV
- a CDS encoding pyridoxamine 5'-phosphate oxidase family protein, which codes for MITSGTGFGTDCANADQLTVQPMTLLRDWLPAPEEPRPLMALATCGRDGYPRVRHVLITEADDTAVYFHTDTRSAKVAELTENPRASVAIAWPAVGRQVVAHGDVRRAPEDELHQAFSRRSRYLQLLAWMNDGDLAALSPEERRRRWADFDAAHPRLSAPPTWTGYAVDLREITFWRGDPDGPSQRVRFTHNDNQWTSEVLPG
- a CDS encoding FAD-binding oxidoreductase, whose product is MTAPVVAVGTDEGRPDFGPDDVDALADDLLAIVGPRGISSLPRALARAARDGSGMSPILSAQDLGEPDLVCYPRTADAVPEIVRAAVARGVPITTRGKGTGNYGQVIPRFGGLVLDMTSLTEIRDVTGRSVTAQAGARMINLEQTAWAHDSQLWMYPSTVQSTLGGFLAGGSAGTGTIVHGRNHQGFVEALDVVHATGDAEVVHLDGDDATPFVHTYGVAGIIVAATVRVEPLQQWRCVYASFESGREAFDAAFRLAAIEPKPRLLSADGPIITAALPDDPALVRGRASVRGIIDARALVETTDLIAAAGGRVEAVREGIAETVKLSTLSYNHPTWWLQKSQPDKWFHMEVRGDALVSRLDEVEQVYEGGMLHLEVGHEMMFGMLNGIYRSPQQVIDGVAALEELGVGVHSPHQWYVDLDAERVRALAQRTDPKGLLNPGRWM